Proteins from a genomic interval of Gemmatimonas sp.:
- a CDS encoding M20/M25/M40 family metallo-hydrolase, producing the protein MGRRSVVLVTAVAALGAMGLPQHAGAQPASAVYRPGALTPFQQMTREIYKELVEINTGVETGNITTAANAMATRFRAAGVPDADIFVGGPRPEKHNVVARLRGSGRGGPQKPILLLAHIDVVEALKADWSPEFDPFVFTEKDGYYYGRGTADDKAMAAIFVANVFRMKREGYVPDRDIIIALTADEESGPANGVDWLLKNHRPLVDAALVINEGGGGTLRNGKPLFNSVQAAEKVTTNFTLRATNKGGHSSVPRDDNAITQLADALGKVGRHKFAVKLNDVTRAFFSQTAALEEPAMGRAMTALVKNVGDAAAVAVVTADPRYNSMLRTTCVATELKGGHATNALPQLAEANVNCRIYPSESAESVRAELERAVGDTNVKVIIRSQRPSTPASALLPEVMTPVTRITAELWGAMPIIPTMSTGATDSRFFRALGIPAFGVSGLFSDPTVDARAHGRDERMAVKSFYEGQEFLYRLTKALASAPTRQ; encoded by the coding sequence ATGGGTCGCCGTTCCGTCGTTCTGGTTACCGCTGTCGCCGCGCTGGGGGCCATGGGCCTTCCGCAACACGCCGGGGCGCAGCCCGCGTCTGCCGTGTATCGACCCGGGGCCCTCACGCCATTCCAGCAGATGACCCGCGAGATCTACAAGGAGCTGGTGGAGATCAACACGGGCGTGGAAACGGGGAACATCACCACGGCGGCAAACGCCATGGCCACCCGCTTCCGGGCGGCGGGTGTTCCCGACGCGGACATCTTCGTGGGCGGGCCGCGTCCCGAGAAGCACAACGTGGTGGCGCGACTGCGCGGCAGCGGGCGCGGTGGCCCGCAGAAGCCGATTCTCCTCCTGGCCCACATCGACGTGGTGGAGGCGCTCAAGGCCGACTGGTCCCCCGAGTTCGATCCGTTCGTCTTCACCGAGAAGGACGGCTACTACTACGGGCGCGGCACGGCCGACGACAAGGCCATGGCCGCCATCTTCGTGGCGAACGTGTTCCGCATGAAGCGGGAAGGGTACGTGCCCGACCGCGACATCATCATTGCGCTCACCGCCGACGAGGAGAGTGGTCCCGCCAACGGCGTGGACTGGCTGCTCAAGAACCACCGGCCACTGGTGGACGCCGCGCTCGTCATCAACGAGGGGGGCGGTGGCACGCTGCGCAACGGGAAGCCGCTGTTCAACAGTGTGCAGGCCGCGGAGAAGGTCACGACCAACTTCACGTTGCGCGCGACCAACAAGGGCGGCCACTCCTCGGTGCCGCGCGACGACAACGCGATCACGCAGCTCGCCGATGCGCTCGGCAAGGTCGGGCGCCACAAGTTCGCCGTGAAGCTCAATGACGTGACGAGGGCGTTCTTCTCGCAAACGGCGGCGCTCGAGGAGCCGGCGATGGGACGGGCCATGACGGCGCTGGTGAAGAACGTTGGCGACGCAGCGGCGGTGGCGGTGGTGACCGCCGATCCCCGCTACAACTCCATGCTGCGCACCACCTGCGTGGCCACGGAGCTCAAGGGTGGGCACGCCACCAACGCGCTGCCGCAGCTGGCCGAGGCCAACGTGAACTGCCGCATCTATCCGTCGGAGTCGGCGGAGTCGGTGCGGGCGGAGCTTGAGCGCGCGGTCGGCGATACGAACGTCAAGGTCATCATCCGCTCGCAGCGTCCCAGCACTCCGGCGTCGGCGCTGTTGCCGGAGGTGATGACCCCCGTGACCCGCATTACGGCGGAGCTGTGGGGCGCCATGCCCATCATCCCCACCATGAGCACGGGGGCTACCGACTCCCGGTTTTTTCGCGCCCTGGGGATTCCGGCGTTCGGGGTATCGGGGCTGTTCAGTGATCCCACCGTGGACGCGCGCGCACACGGGCGCGACGAACGCATGGCGGTGAAGAGCTTCTACGAGGGGCAGGAGTTTCTCTATCGCCTCACCAAGGCGCTCGCGAGCGCGCCGACGCGGCAGTAG
- a CDS encoding DUF4159 domain-containing protein, with translation MRAPRHARRLLGGLLLLAGTTSLGWSQRFRTFVEPNVPYDGRFTFVRLRYTEYGPNGWAFDYPAMERNFMTIVQDLTAMRPHVAGSNVHRMDDPLLSHHPIAYLSEPGYWYPDEQEAAGLRTWLQKGGFLIVDDFYLRQWEVFARGMRAVLPEAQFIRLDRTHPIFNAFFTIGTLDGMHHPSARSARAEYYGIFEGNDPSRRLMVIVNFNNDIGDYMEWSGQGWYAVNLSNDAYKFATNYLVYALTH, from the coding sequence ATGCGCGCTCCCCGCCATGCGCGCCGGCTGCTGGGGGGGCTCCTGCTGCTGGCGGGCACCACGTCGTTGGGATGGTCGCAGCGCTTTCGCACGTTCGTGGAGCCCAACGTGCCCTACGATGGGCGCTTCACCTTCGTGCGTCTGCGCTACACGGAGTACGGCCCCAATGGCTGGGCGTTCGACTACCCGGCCATGGAGCGCAACTTCATGACCATCGTGCAGGATCTCACCGCCATGCGCCCGCACGTGGCCGGCAGCAACGTGCACCGCATGGACGACCCGTTGCTGTCGCACCATCCCATCGCCTACCTGTCGGAGCCGGGCTACTGGTACCCCGACGAGCAGGAAGCCGCCGGACTGCGGACATGGCTGCAGAAAGGCGGCTTCCTCATCGTCGACGACTTCTATCTGCGGCAGTGGGAGGTGTTTGCACGCGGAATGCGCGCAGTGCTTCCCGAGGCCCAGTTCATCCGCCTCGACCGCACGCACCCCATCTTCAACGCCTTCTTCACCATCGGGACGCTCGATGGCATGCATCATCCGTCGGCGCGCTCAGCCAGGGCCGAGTACTATGGCATCTTCGAAGGCAATGATCCGTCGCGCCGTCTCATGGTGATCGTGAACTTCAACAACGACATCGGCGACTACATGGAGTGGTCGGGGCAAGGCTGGTACGCTGTGAACCTCAGCAACGACGCATACAAGTTCGCCACCAACTATCTGGTGTACGCGCTCACGCACTGA
- a CDS encoding thioesterase family protein yields MDNDAYGHVNNVVYYSYFDTAVNRWLIERQLLDVVAGETIALVAETQCRFHAPLAFPDRITVGLRVAHLGTSSVRYELGVFRNDDQLACATGHFVHVHVDRSTRRPTPIPAATRDALHTLLRLPG; encoded by the coding sequence ATGGACAACGACGCCTACGGGCACGTCAACAACGTCGTCTACTACAGCTACTTCGACACCGCGGTGAATCGGTGGCTCATCGAGCGCCAGCTGCTCGATGTGGTGGCGGGCGAGACCATCGCGCTCGTTGCCGAAACGCAGTGTCGCTTCCACGCTCCCCTCGCCTTCCCGGACCGCATCACCGTGGGGTTGCGCGTGGCGCATCTGGGCACGTCGAGCGTGCGCTACGAGCTGGGAGTCTTTCGCAACGACGACCAACTCGCCTGTGCCACGGGGCATTTCGTCCATGTCCACGTGGACCGCAGCACGCGGCGCCCCACGCCCATTCCCGCTGCCACGCGCGACGCCCTGCACACGCTGCTCCGGTTACCGGGCTGA
- a CDS encoding FAD:protein FMN transferase, whose product MTAATEFVTTAMSTTVSVQLVGAIPEAATRAAQAVEWFRVVEAHCSRFLGDSEVSALCRGERSPQPVSPLLFALLRVAWAVAAATDGAFDPTLGRALHHHGFDRSWQDGHQVSLRPTPDATAPHLSGAWREAVLDEAASTIALPPHTVLDLGGIAKGFALDLAAQSLHDVPNVCIVAGGDLHCRGHNPRGTPWRTAVRHPVEGEGAACVVDVAAQEYALCTSGDYTRATAAGHHLLDPRATAPTPSVGLRSVTVVAPTAVVADALATAAFVLGAEAGAALLRAQQVDGYFLDAAGAHHEVHGWGASTFTRSDAA is encoded by the coding sequence GTGACTGCAGCCACGGAGTTCGTGACCACGGCGATGAGCACGACGGTGTCGGTGCAGCTGGTCGGAGCCATCCCCGAGGCCGCGACTCGCGCCGCACAAGCCGTGGAGTGGTTTCGGGTGGTGGAAGCACACTGTTCACGCTTCCTGGGGGATTCGGAGGTGAGCGCGCTCTGCCGTGGTGAGAGAAGCCCGCAGCCGGTGTCGCCGCTGCTCTTCGCACTCCTGCGCGTGGCATGGGCGGTGGCCGCGGCCACCGACGGGGCGTTCGACCCCACACTTGGCCGCGCCCTGCACCACCACGGCTTCGATCGGTCGTGGCAGGATGGTCACCAGGTGTCGCTGAGGCCCACCCCCGACGCGACGGCTCCACACCTGTCGGGGGCCTGGCGCGAGGCGGTGCTCGACGAGGCAGCAAGCACGATTGCGCTGCCGCCGCACACGGTGCTCGACCTGGGAGGGATCGCCAAGGGCTTTGCCCTGGACCTTGCGGCGCAATCACTGCACGACGTGCCAAACGTGTGCATCGTGGCCGGCGGTGACCTGCACTGTCGAGGGCACAATCCGCGGGGGACGCCGTGGCGCACGGCGGTGCGCCATCCCGTAGAGGGGGAAGGAGCCGCGTGCGTGGTGGACGTCGCGGCGCAGGAATACGCGCTGTGCACCAGCGGCGACTACACCCGCGCTACGGCAGCCGGCCATCATCTGCTGGACCCGCGCGCCACGGCGCCAACGCCTTCGGTGGGGTTACGCAGTGTGACGGTGGTTGCGCCGACGGCCGTGGTAGCCGACGCGCTGGCCACCGCCGCGTTCGTGCTGGGGGCAGAGGCCGGTGCAGCACTACTCCGGGCGCAACAGGTGGACGGCTACTTCCTTGACGCCGCGGGTGCGCACCACGAGGTGCACGGGTGGGGCGCGTCTACCTTCACCCGTTCCGACGCCGCATGA
- a CDS encoding FMN-binding protein, with protein sequence MPAKPSSPSGPLLAVSTAAVLAAYAAGYVRTEAAATELAARSTMRRPPASADSVPGSELGSEQGSEQGSEQGSEQGSELGSELGSELGSELGSELGSELGSERVKAVAPKRRADTPTVVSARTLAAPTTPATPSAVAPSPAEPTAAPAAAPTLAAPSPPVEPTPTPLPTPTPTATPAPTPTPAKPAGPVSLKDGTYSGWGTSRHGDVEATVIIEKGRITAAAISRCLTRYSCSWIAHLQPQVVERQSPEVDNVSGATESANAFYYAVVEALKAARQ encoded by the coding sequence GTGCCTGCCAAGCCGAGTTCGCCATCCGGTCCGCTGCTCGCCGTGAGTACGGCCGCCGTGCTGGCTGCCTATGCGGCTGGCTACGTGCGTACCGAGGCGGCGGCGACCGAGTTGGCCGCCCGCAGCACAATGCGGCGTCCCCCCGCCAGCGCCGATAGTGTCCCGGGGTCAGAGCTGGGGTCAGAGCAGGGGTCAGAGCAGGGGTCAGAGCAGGGGTCAGAGCAGGGGTCAGAGCTGGGGTCAGAGCTGGGGTCAGAGCTGGGGTCAGAGCTGGGGTCAGAGCTGGGGTCAGAGCTGGGGTCAGAGCGCGTGAAGGCTGTGGCACCGAAGCGGCGCGCCGACACGCCAACAGTCGTCTCCGCGAGAACGCTCGCCGCCCCCACCACACCTGCGACTCCATCGGCGGTGGCGCCATCGCCAGCGGAACCGACTGCCGCGCCCGCTGCGGCCCCGACGCTCGCAGCGCCCTCTCCCCCGGTTGAGCCGACACCGACGCCGCTGCCCACCCCCACCCCCACCGCCACCCCCGCCCCCACCCCAACCCCCGCCAAGCCGGCGGGACCCGTGAGCTTGAAGGACGGGACCTATTCCGGGTGGGGCACTTCACGGCACGGCGACGTGGAAGCCACGGTGATCATCGAAAAGGGACGCATCACCGCGGCCGCCATCAGCCGCTGCCTCACGCGCTACTCCTGCTCCTGGATCGCGCATCTGCAGCCGCAGGTGGTGGAGCGCCAAAGCCCCGAGGTGGACAACGTGTCCGGCGCAACGGAGAGCGCCAACGCGTTCTACTACGCCGTCGTCGAAGCGCTGAAGGCCGCGCGTCAGTGA
- a CDS encoding SusC/RagA family TonB-linked outer membrane protein — protein sequence MKMSIPRVVRAMAAAVLAVVVHSGTLAAQDRTGVVAGRVVEAGGAPIPNAQVSIAGTTLGSLTNAEGRFTLRGVPVGNVTVRVARIGYAESTKPAVITAGSTTTLDFSLTKVAVNLTAVVTTATGDQRRLEIPNQIAQIDAAKAIESAQISNVGDLLIGKAAGVQLLPGSGVNAASRIRIRGTSSISLSNDPIIFVDGIRINSSTSGLGTGGAPAGRLNDINPEDIETIDVIRGPAASATYGTDAATGVIVITTKRGRQGAARWSVYTEQGVTRDRNNYPDAYTAWGRLANQTNPANNGRAADCQINTIAARTCVVDSITTFNLWRDPRATPLKDGIRQQYGMTVSGGTEAVNYFTAVEHERTTGTLGMPEFERDRFARQGIPVREEWADPNTFQRFSLRSNIDIKPSQKLTIPIRSYFLSSQQQAPQDGNNTTGLGSHAFGGPGTRSRTLTAGGTDSLYGYRQFTPGDIFQQYNNIDLQRWIGSVSPLWSPTSWLQMRGNAGLDYSAESYDNYCLRDECPNFGQNRLGFKNTSRSRQFQWTADWSATASFRPLEWLSTRTTGGFQFVHRQDDAYSASAAQLPPGGLTLSQGSVPSVSEGTTVSKTAGVFIEQNAQLFDRLDLVASVRGDNNSAFGRNFGTAYYPRAGASYRVSEEAWFPLKDQINQLRLRTSWGQAGIRPGTTAALQFFASNVYRENAADVPGLIYQTLGNANLRPETVTEVEGGFDLGLFNDRITTSLTYYDKKSSDAIVNQTLAPSIGTGSTARAVNVGAIRNWGWEYLVTARPVQYSKFSWDITLNGSYNSNEVLDLGGQPAGTGTVRNAEGFPINSIWDRPYTFADANGNGMIEIAEVNVDSTPRYMGYSVPRTELSIQNGFDLLKDGQLRVTFLIDGKLGGLLNNTTERFRCATRLNSQERIDPSAPLARQARCAAFQKPGVLSTNFGFFEPTDYWRLRELAVSWRIPPSLASRLPMAKNGTITLSGRNLKLWSDFTGVDPETTGGVGNIQDEFQITPPLQTWTVRFNFGF from the coding sequence ATGAAGATGAGTATCCCGCGGGTCGTGCGGGCCATGGCGGCGGCTGTGCTGGCCGTCGTGGTCCATTCGGGTACACTGGCTGCTCAGGATCGCACCGGCGTGGTTGCCGGTCGCGTGGTCGAAGCGGGCGGTGCCCCCATTCCCAACGCACAGGTGTCGATTGCCGGTACCACGCTTGGCAGTCTGACCAACGCCGAAGGGCGATTCACCCTGCGCGGTGTCCCCGTTGGCAATGTGACGGTGCGTGTGGCGCGCATTGGCTATGCGGAAAGTACCAAACCCGCCGTCATCACCGCCGGCTCCACGACCACGCTGGATTTCTCGCTCACCAAGGTGGCGGTCAACCTCACCGCCGTCGTGACCACGGCCACCGGCGACCAGCGCCGCCTCGAAATCCCCAATCAGATCGCGCAGATCGACGCCGCCAAGGCCATTGAGAGTGCGCAGATCAGCAACGTGGGTGACCTGCTCATCGGCAAGGCCGCCGGTGTGCAGCTGCTGCCGGGGTCCGGCGTGAACGCGGCGTCGCGTATCCGCATTCGCGGCACGTCGTCCATCTCGCTCAGCAACGATCCCATCATCTTCGTTGACGGTATCCGCATCAACAGCTCCACCTCGGGGCTCGGCACGGGCGGCGCGCCCGCGGGACGCCTCAACGACATCAACCCGGAAGACATCGAGACCATCGATGTCATCCGCGGTCCCGCCGCGTCGGCCACGTACGGTACCGATGCCGCCACGGGCGTCATCGTGATCACCACCAAGCGGGGGCGCCAGGGTGCGGCCCGATGGTCGGTGTACACCGAGCAGGGTGTCACGCGCGACCGCAACAACTACCCCGACGCCTACACGGCGTGGGGGCGTCTGGCCAACCAGACCAACCCGGCCAACAACGGCCGCGCCGCGGACTGCCAGATCAATACGATCGCCGCGCGCACCTGCGTGGTGGACTCCATCACCACCTTCAACCTCTGGCGTGATCCGCGCGCCACGCCGCTCAAGGATGGCATTCGTCAGCAGTACGGCATGACGGTGTCCGGCGGCACGGAAGCGGTGAACTACTTCACCGCCGTCGAGCATGAGCGCACCACGGGCACGCTCGGTATGCCCGAGTTCGAGCGCGACCGCTTCGCGCGGCAGGGTATCCCGGTTCGTGAGGAGTGGGCCGATCCCAACACCTTCCAGCGCTTCAGCCTGCGGTCGAACATCGACATCAAGCCGTCGCAGAAGCTCACCATTCCCATCCGCAGCTACTTCCTCAGCAGTCAGCAGCAGGCCCCGCAGGACGGCAACAACACCACCGGTCTCGGCTCGCATGCCTTTGGCGGTCCCGGCACGCGCAGCCGCACCCTCACTGCCGGCGGCACCGACTCGCTATACGGATATCGCCAGTTCACCCCGGGCGACATCTTCCAGCAGTACAACAACATCGACCTGCAGCGCTGGATCGGCTCGGTGAGCCCGCTCTGGTCGCCCACGTCGTGGTTGCAGATGCGCGGTAACGCCGGTCTCGACTACTCGGCCGAGTCGTACGACAACTACTGCCTGCGCGACGAGTGCCCGAACTTCGGCCAGAACCGACTGGGCTTCAAAAACACGAGCCGCTCGCGTCAGTTCCAGTGGACCGCCGACTGGTCGGCCACGGCCAGCTTCCGCCCGCTCGAGTGGCTCTCCACGCGTACCACGGGCGGCTTCCAGTTCGTGCATCGCCAGGACGACGCATACAGCGCCAGCGCCGCACAGCTTCCGCCCGGCGGCCTGACCCTCAGCCAGGGCTCGGTCCCCTCGGTAAGCGAAGGCACCACGGTGTCGAAGACGGCCGGTGTGTTCATCGAACAGAACGCACAGCTGTTCGACCGCCTCGATCTCGTGGCCTCCGTGCGCGGCGACAACAACTCGGCGTTCGGCCGCAACTTCGGGACGGCGTACTATCCGCGCGCCGGTGCCTCGTACCGCGTTTCCGAAGAGGCGTGGTTCCCGCTCAAGGACCAGATCAACCAGCTGCGCCTGCGTACGTCGTGGGGGCAGGCCGGTATCCGCCCGGGTACGACGGCCGCCCTCCAGTTCTTCGCCTCAAACGTGTACCGCGAAAACGCGGCTGACGTGCCGGGGCTCATCTACCAGACGCTGGGCAACGCCAACCTGCGTCCGGAAACGGTCACGGAGGTGGAAGGCGGCTTCGACTTGGGGCTGTTCAACGACCGCATCACCACGTCGCTCACCTATTACGACAAGAAGTCGAGCGACGCCATCGTGAACCAGACGCTGGCCCCGTCCATTGGCACGGGCTCGACGGCGCGTGCGGTCAATGTCGGCGCCATCCGCAACTGGGGCTGGGAGTACCTGGTGACCGCCCGCCCGGTGCAGTACAGCAAGTTCAGCTGGGACATCACGCTGAACGGCTCGTACAACAGCAACGAGGTGCTCGACCTGGGCGGCCAGCCGGCCGGTACGGGTACGGTGCGTAACGCGGAGGGCTTCCCCATCAACTCCATCTGGGATCGCCCCTACACGTTCGCCGACGCCAACGGCAACGGCATGATCGAAATTGCCGAAGTCAACGTGGACTCGACCCCGCGCTACATGGGGTACAGCGTGCCGCGTACCGAACTGTCCATTCAGAACGGCTTCGACCTGCTCAAGGATGGCCAGCTCCGCGTCACCTTCCTCATCGATGGCAAGCTGGGTGGGCTCCTCAACAACACCACCGAGCGCTTCCGCTGCGCGACCCGCCTCAACTCGCAGGAGCGTATCGATCCGTCGGCGCCGCTGGCGCGCCAGGCGCGTTGCGCGGCCTTCCAGAAGCCGGGTGTGTTGTCGACCAACTTCGGCTTCTTCGAGCCCACCGACTACTGGCGCCTGCGTGAACTCGCCGTGTCGTGGCGCATTCCGCCCAGCCTCGCGAGCCGCCTGCCGATGGCCAAGAACGGTACCATCACGCTCTCCGGCCGTAACCTGAAGCTGTGGAGCGACTTCACCGGCGTCGATCCGGAGACCACCGGCGGCGTTGGCAACATCCAGGACGAATTCCAGATCACGCCGCCGCTCCAGACGTGGACGGTGCGCTTCAACTTCGGCTTCTGA
- a CDS encoding TonB-dependent receptor plug domain-containing protein, with the protein MSFPPFRPRARPHCLRRPLNGAALVAAVALPVLFAMAGCAPNNARAHSNSAAMPTGTGSRVITREQIAELNVLDAYAVIERLGGYRLSENNRGGVSIRQRRGQSSFTNSNADRPVLVVDGAQVSDFDLLHRIRVSELERIELISPGDATQRFGTLSSGAGAIIVVTRSR; encoded by the coding sequence ATGTCCTTCCCTCCGTTTCGCCCGCGCGCGCGTCCGCATTGCTTGCGTCGCCCGCTCAACGGTGCGGCGCTCGTGGCCGCCGTCGCGCTGCCGGTGCTGTTTGCCATGGCGGGGTGTGCGCCCAACAACGCGCGCGCGCACAGCAACTCGGCAGCCATGCCCACCGGCACCGGCAGTCGCGTCATTACCCGTGAACAGATCGCCGAGCTCAACGTACTCGACGCGTATGCCGTGATCGAGCGGCTGGGGGGCTATCGGCTCTCGGAGAACAACCGAGGCGGGGTCTCCATTCGCCAGCGTCGTGGCCAATCGAGCTTCACGAACAGCAACGCCGACCGTCCCGTTCTGGTCGTAGACGGGGCGCAGGTGAGTGACTTCGACCTGCTACACCGCATCCGGGTGAGCGAGCTTGAACGGATCGAGCTCATCTCCCCGGGCGATGCCACACAGCGCTTCGGCACGCTGTCGTCGGGTGCCGGTGCGATCATCGTGGTGACGCGGTCACGCTGA
- a CDS encoding SH3 domain-containing protein encodes MAYLRCTQCGAKALVAASQCPKCAHPFHLLDGRGERAKLKKCRSCGIMHRVDTHCHWCGEVKGFSLPRVSSAAWRSAAAVALTLTAAGGVWQYAPALRDLALEARSGATTAVAVANTTPQDNRTVATAAGLTSAATPLLADSSAALSQSTAPAADSIAAAGFTAQAATPMAPAADGITWTPAVARTWVNVRSDASRGGEVVGVIKPASRAMLGTDRAGWRQVRSPDVSGWVDPRLFEADSLRTRGE; translated from the coding sequence ATGGCCTACCTTCGTTGCACACAGTGTGGTGCCAAGGCTCTGGTCGCTGCCTCGCAGTGTCCGAAGTGCGCGCATCCGTTTCATCTGCTCGATGGTCGCGGTGAGCGCGCCAAGCTGAAGAAGTGCCGCTCCTGCGGCATCATGCACCGCGTGGACACGCACTGTCACTGGTGCGGTGAAGTGAAGGGATTCTCGTTGCCGCGCGTGAGCAGCGCCGCGTGGCGCAGTGCCGCTGCGGTGGCGCTGACGCTCACGGCCGCTGGCGGTGTGTGGCAGTACGCGCCGGCGCTGCGCGATCTGGCGTTGGAAGCACGCAGCGGTGCCACCACCGCGGTGGCCGTCGCCAACACCACCCCGCAGGACAACCGTACCGTGGCCACGGCAGCGGGGCTTACGAGCGCGGCAACGCCGTTGCTGGCAGACAGCAGCGCCGCCCTGAGCCAATCGACTGCACCCGCTGCGGATTCCATTGCCGCAGCCGGTTTCACAGCGCAGGCCGCCACTCCGATGGCCCCGGCCGCCGATGGCATCACGTGGACGCCAGCCGTGGCACGCACGTGGGTGAACGTGCGTAGCGACGCAAGTCGTGGCGGCGAAGTGGTGGGCGTGATCAAGCCGGCGTCACGTGCCATGCTGGGCACCGATCGTGCCGGATGGCGGCAGGTGCGCTCTCCCGACGTGAGCGGCTGGGTGGATCCGCGGCTCTTCGAAGCCGACAGTCTGCGCACTCGCGGCGAGTAA